The window GGGATATGTTGAACCTATTCCAATCAACCATCCTACAAGGAAAAATTGCGGAAACATCCAAACGTGTTCAAAACGTCGAAAATGAAATTGGTTATTTGATGCAATTGGATAAGATGAAAGTGAGTTTGGCACTCAAATCACTTCAGGATGAGATCAAATCAATTCCCGTAAACGTTACAGAAGCGCAAATGCGTGATGCTTATGAGGCAGGTAAGTTGTATGCTTACTCTGACCAAGACCCAAAGAATCCTCAAAATCGAATTCCAAAACCATATGTTGCGGTAAGAGAAAGGATCAAATCCGAAATGGAAGGAACCCAAAGGAATTCTTTCATCGAACAGAAAGTTTCGGGTCTCAAAACTACGTATAATTTGGTGATAGCAAACGATCGTTTAAAGGAAGTTACACTTTAATCTCCCACAAGATTTGGAATATGGCAAAATTTTTTTATTGAATTTTGCCATATTTGACATATTTTGACTGTTAGGGGGGATAAATGAACAATCACATTTACATGCTTCGAAAGAAGAGAGGCATCAAACAGTACGATATGGCAAGGGCTCTGGGGGTTTCTCCGAGTTATCTTTCCAAAATTGAGACTGGTGCCCAAGATCCGACTGAAAAATTCAAGTCATCTTGTGCCAAGTATCTCAAAACGTCCGTTGATAAACTCTTCAATGATAGCGCTGTGGAAGACATCTACCCTGAGTTTTCCAATGGATTGAAAAACAAACTTTGGGCAGTCCGACGGGAGTTAGGAATCAAACAATACGATTTCGCTAAGAAATTGAAAGTTTCGACTCCGTTTCTGTCAAAAGTAGAACTTGGACTTTTAGAACCACCAGAAGATTTTAAGAATCTGGTTTCAAAAGTTCTCAAAATGGAAAAAAACGAGCTTTTTTTAGGCTAAATTGAAAATCAACAAAGCAAGGTCTCTCTGGCCTTGCTTTTTCTCACTTCCAGACAAAAAGATTTTGTCACATAATTCCAAAACCATTCAATAGTCCATGATGAAAGAGAGACAAGCGGAACACCAAGAAGGTTGGGCCAGTCGTGTCGGTTTGATTTTAGCGGTTGCGAGTGGTGCCATCGGGCTTGGGAATTTTTTACGGTTTCCTGGACAGGCGGCACAAAACGGTGGTGGTGCCTTTATGGTACCCTACATCATCAGTTTTCTCAT of the Leptospira biflexa serovar Patoc strain 'Patoc 1 (Paris)' genome contains:
- a CDS encoding helix-turn-helix domain-containing protein gives rise to the protein MLRKKRGIKQYDMARALGVSPSYLSKIETGAQDPTEKFKSSCAKYLKTSVDKLFNDSAVEDIYPEFSNGLKNKLWAVRRELGIKQYDFAKKLKVSTPFLSKVELGLLEPPEDFKNLVSKVLKMEKNELFLG